A stretch of Candidatus Binatus sp. DNA encodes these proteins:
- a CDS encoding carbon monoxide dehydrogenase subunit G — translation MKLAGETTLPAPRQRVWELLNDPERLSRLIPGCEKLEILGPDQFAGAINVGIAAVKGTYAGNLKLEEKRPPEHYKMLLDGKGKQGFIRGSGTLDLEAKDPRTTIVKYAGDVQIGGPLMQVGQRLTCGPMMPKHDGWRGCDPVVAVVPRDIQTFRACARKKVRHPRAVIFDRRPLSEPQRPGEGSGLARNFRAARAGLLNVVAASLGFLQQPRRLTQRQPVKDQNGLAAGGAVPEVDDGLRGARHGAFKFAPEFPCGTGKQQFNFADLTLAVGDFLFGMLRGKGGREDFPKPVKYHLPGLLGCGGKNGIERRIAVSRHCVCFSRVSENIPPSGSFLSKSVSCAPVI, via the coding sequence ATGAAGCTGGCTGGTGAAACCACTCTTCCCGCCCCGCGCCAACGGGTGTGGGAACTTCTCAACGATCCCGAGCGGCTGTCGCGGCTTATCCCCGGATGCGAAAAGCTCGAGATCCTTGGCCCCGATCAATTCGCCGGCGCCATCAACGTCGGAATCGCGGCCGTCAAGGGAACCTACGCGGGGAATCTCAAGCTCGAAGAAAAACGCCCCCCCGAGCACTACAAGATGCTCCTGGACGGCAAGGGCAAGCAGGGTTTCATTCGCGGCTCGGGAACGCTCGACCTCGAGGCAAAAGATCCTCGCACCACGATTGTGAAATACGCCGGCGATGTACAAATCGGCGGCCCGCTGATGCAGGTTGGTCAGCGCTTGACCTGCGGGCCAATGATGCCAAAGCACGATGGCTGGCGCGGATGCGATCCAGTCGTGGCAGTAGTCCCACGCGACATTCAAACTTTCCGTGCGTGCGCCCGGAAGAAGGTGCGCCATCCCCGCGCCGTTATTTTCGATCGACGACCGTTGTCCGAACCCCAGCGCCCTGGCGAAGGGTCTGGTCTCGCTCGGAATTTCCGAGCCGCGCGCGCCGGCCTGCTGAATGTGGTAGCCGCGTCGCTCGGCTTCTTGCAGCAGCCACGGCGACTCACGCAGCGACAACCCGTCAAGGATCAAAACGGCCTTGCCGCTGGTGGCGCTGTTCCAGAAGTCGATGACGGATTGCGCGGTGCGCGGCACGGAGCTTTCAAATTCGCGCCAGAGTTCCCATGCGGAACTGGAAAGCAGCAGTTCAATTTCGCTGACCTTACTCTCGCGGTCGGCGACTTCCTGTTCGGCATGCTGCGAGGTAAGGGGGGCCGAGAAGATTTCCCAAAGCCTGTCAAATATCACCTGCCAGGCCTCCTTGGATGTGGCGGTAAGAATGGAATCGAGCGTCGGATCGCGGTCAGCCGTCATTGCGTTTGCTTCTCCAGGGTCAGCGAAAACATTCCGCCATCCGGGAGCTTCTTGAGCAAATCGGTCAGTTGCGCGCCGGTCATTTGA